The following are from one region of the Cytobacillus firmus genome:
- a CDS encoding MurR/RpiR family transcriptional regulator: MQKGLDRIRQGIGILNPSEKKVAEFILKNPQKILDMPIATLSKKTNTSEATIIRMCRSLHFKGFRELKISISAYISQEDQKGNKYQDISEGASLTEIIKSISNNNMYSINSTLAILNPKSIEEAITILDRAKRIIVIGVGASGIVACDFEQKLKRINKWCEAVTDSHYMLTTSVHLQEDDVVLAVSYSGETKEIIDALKIACANGAAVISLTGYSTNTVQKMADINLFVSISEQSIRSGATASRIAQLNVIDILFTGLASLNYEQSVDYLEKTRKVIQDRFTGSRSKFLPNV; encoded by the coding sequence ATGCAAAAAGGATTGGATCGTATTCGGCAGGGGATTGGGATATTGAATCCCTCGGAGAAAAAAGTGGCAGAGTTTATCTTGAAAAATCCGCAGAAAATTTTGGACATGCCGATTGCGACGTTATCGAAAAAGACAAATACAAGCGAAGCTACGATAATTCGAATGTGTCGTTCGCTGCATTTTAAAGGATTTCGTGAGTTAAAGATCAGTATTTCTGCTTATATTAGCCAGGAGGATCAGAAAGGCAATAAATACCAGGATATATCAGAAGGTGCGTCTCTTACAGAAATCATTAAGTCCATTTCTAATAATAATATGTATTCGATTAATAGTACGCTTGCTATTTTAAATCCTAAATCAATAGAAGAGGCGATTACCATATTAGATAGAGCCAAGCGAATAATCGTCATTGGCGTTGGGGCGTCTGGGATTGTAGCGTGTGACTTTGAGCAAAAATTAAAACGAATCAATAAATGGTGTGAAGCAGTAACGGATAGCCATTACATGCTAACAACTTCGGTCCACCTTCAGGAAGACGATGTAGTGTTAGCCGTTTCCTATTCGGGAGAGACAAAAGAAATCATTGATGCCCTTAAAATTGCTTGTGCCAATGGAGCAGCTGTTATCTCGTTAACAGGCTATTCGACGAACACGGTGCAAAAAATGGCAGATATTAATTTGTTTGTATCTATAAGTGAACAGAGTATTCGAAGCGGAGCCACAGCTTCCAGAATTGCGCAGTTAAATGTGATTGATATCTTGTTTACAGGGCTGGCGTCCCTCAATTACGAACAGTCTGTAGATTATTTAGAAAAAACCAGGAAAGTGATTCAAGACAGATTTACGGGCTCCAGAAGCAAGTTTTTACCCAATGTATGA
- a CDS encoding extracellular solute-binding protein produces MNGKAMMKGKRMLIMALILVMGMLSACTSDSSSGDGKEEGKKKSGGADGEIAGELEIQYFVGGYGDGWWKSVIEGFKEKYPNVEIVEHAGPDINTEMKTRWISNNPPDVVYIDGNGSSETQMISDGQLMDLSDWAKALKLEDGSPLLESFISPAEELDGGAIYTLPLVFDTWGVWYDNAWFQEKGWEAPKDFDSWLASMKQIKKDTGIAPFITTGQYPQYFQRGVLNPAFAAAGGEELLNDLSDGVVEAWESEEVMEVMKKVEAMVDAGMVDKGFAARSHTQTQMNFIMHENAYIPVGFWLPTEMKADTPEDFEYGFMPTPMNDDGDAMALVPDIRPVAIAKEAENPEAAKAFVEYLFTEENAQKFAESTGAIMNLKNVDLSKNEQVPEFLKGINDMINNPGSIEIYNRNTPEGKDQKISIEMTDELHVQIVELLMGRIDAEKFVQTMRDKAKELRN; encoded by the coding sequence ATGAATGGAAAAGCAATGATGAAAGGGAAAAGAATGCTGATCATGGCTCTTATTCTAGTAATGGGGATGCTGTCAGCATGTACCTCTGATTCTTCATCAGGAGACGGCAAAGAAGAAGGAAAGAAAAAATCAGGCGGTGCGGATGGTGAAATCGCTGGAGAATTAGAAATCCAATACTTTGTTGGCGGATATGGTGACGGATGGTGGAAATCAGTAATTGAAGGATTCAAAGAAAAATATCCGAATGTTGAAATTGTTGAACATGCTGGGCCAGATATCAATACAGAGATGAAAACACGCTGGATTTCCAATAATCCGCCGGATGTTGTCTATATTGATGGAAATGGTTCAAGTGAAACACAAATGATTAGTGATGGACAGCTCATGGACCTGAGTGATTGGGCAAAGGCTCTTAAACTAGAAGATGGAAGTCCACTGCTCGAAAGCTTTATATCACCCGCTGAAGAATTAGATGGCGGAGCGATTTACACATTGCCGCTTGTGTTTGATACGTGGGGAGTCTGGTATGACAATGCGTGGTTCCAAGAGAAAGGATGGGAGGCGCCAAAAGATTTTGATAGCTGGCTGGCTTCCATGAAACAAATCAAGAAAGACACTGGCATTGCTCCATTCATAACAACGGGTCAATATCCGCAGTACTTCCAGCGTGGCGTGTTAAATCCTGCCTTTGCAGCTGCTGGCGGGGAAGAGCTATTAAATGATTTATCTGATGGAGTTGTGGAAGCTTGGGAAAGTGAAGAAGTGATGGAAGTCATGAAAAAAGTCGAAGCAATGGTCGATGCAGGGATGGTGGATAAAGGTTTTGCCGCCCGCAGTCATACACAGACGCAAATGAATTTTATTATGCATGAAAATGCTTATATTCCTGTAGGATTCTGGCTGCCAACCGAGATGAAAGCTGATACACCGGAGGACTTCGAATATGGCTTTATGCCAACTCCTATGAATGATGATGGAGATGCAATGGCACTGGTACCAGACATTCGTCCTGTGGCGATTGCCAAAGAAGCTGAAAATCCAGAAGCAGCCAAAGCGTTCGTAGAATACCTCTTTACCGAAGAAAATGCACAAAAATTTGCAGAATCAACTGGTGCAATTATGAACTTAAAAAATGTAGATCTTTCCAAAAATGAACAGGTGCCTGAATTCTTAAAAGGAATCAATGACATGATCAATAACCCAGGTTCGATTGAAATTTATAACAGAAATACACCTGAAGGCAAAGACCAAAAAATTTCGATTGAGATGACGGATGAATTGCATGTTCAAATCGTTGAGCTATTAATGGGCCGAATTGATGCTGAAAAGTTTGTCCAAACCATGCGGGATAAAGCAAAAGAATTGCGAAATTAA
- a CDS encoding carbohydrate ABC transporter permease: MVQSKTQKHLFLAFCLLPTFILFLVFTVYPAVNGLYLSFFEWSGTSAVKDFIGLEHYKKLFNDSVILKSIFNDYFFVFTKVIGIMILSLFFAVALTQLRIKEAPFYRVVFFFPNIMSVVVIGILWQFIFDPDIGLINGLLTAIGLESWTRPWLGSMEWALPSLVLPAVWAGIGLFMLLLMGGIMNVSKSLYESAEIDGASEWQQFWNITVPLIWPQIKTSIIYIVITSLNGSFVIVQIMTNGGPGNATEVMGSYLYEKAFEDFQFGYGAAIGVLILAVSLVTVLILQYILKREKVEY; the protein is encoded by the coding sequence ATGGTACAGTCGAAAACGCAAAAACATCTTTTTCTGGCATTTTGTTTGCTGCCTACTTTTATCTTGTTTCTTGTCTTTACAGTATATCCTGCTGTCAATGGCCTTTATTTATCCTTTTTTGAATGGTCGGGAACAAGTGCGGTTAAAGATTTTATAGGGCTAGAACATTATAAAAAATTATTCAATGACTCTGTCATTCTGAAATCTATATTCAATGATTATTTTTTCGTGTTTACGAAAGTAATAGGGATTATGATTTTATCCTTGTTTTTTGCTGTTGCTCTAACACAGCTTCGAATTAAAGAGGCACCGTTTTATCGGGTTGTATTCTTCTTTCCCAATATCATGTCTGTTGTGGTGATCGGGATCTTATGGCAATTTATCTTTGATCCGGATATTGGGCTTATCAATGGGCTGCTTACAGCGATCGGTCTGGAAAGCTGGACGAGACCCTGGCTTGGTTCCATGGAATGGGCGCTTCCCAGTCTGGTATTGCCAGCCGTATGGGCTGGCATCGGACTGTTTATGCTTTTATTAATGGGCGGAATCATGAATGTGTCGAAAAGTCTCTATGAATCTGCTGAAATCGATGGAGCAAGCGAATGGCAGCAATTCTGGAACATAACCGTACCACTCATTTGGCCGCAGATTAAGACATCCATTATTTATATTGTGATTACCTCCTTAAATGGATCCTTTGTCATTGTTCAGATTATGACAAATGGCGGACCAGGGAATGCGACAGAGGTAATGGGTTCTTATCTGTATGAAAAGGCCTTTGAAGACTTTCAATTCGGCTATGGTGCAGCCATAGGTGTTTTAATTTTAGCGGTATCATTGGTTACCGTACTGATCCTGCAATATATTTTAAAAAGAGAAAAAGTAGAATATTAA